The DNA sequence ATTCAAAAGATGAGATCAAAGTAGTTGTCGAGTGGGCGTAGTGATCGCGACACGTCAGGTACCGGTACGGGAAGGCGGCCCCCTGAAGGCGGCTCCTTGAAGGCGGTCCTTGAAGGCGGTCCCTGAAGGCGGTCCCTGAAGGCGGCCCTGAAGGCGGTCCCTGAAGCGGTATTGCCAGGGGTCTTATCTGCCGCGGTTTTCAGGAAAAGAAGCCAATCAGTCCGAACTACTGCTCCTGGAAGAGAAGGCTTATCTGCCGCGGTTTCCAGGAAAAAAACCTATTTTTAAGGCGGAGGCGTTGTGAATTAACCTGGATTTGAATTAACCTGAACAGAAATGACCGTTGACCGGAGATCTTTTATAAAAATGACCTCGGCCATTGCTGCCGGAGGAATGATGGTTCCTGCATTCGCCCGCGGGGCCGGACACCTTATAGCGCCCAGCGACAGGCTGAATATGGCCCTGATCGGCTGCAGGAATATGGGATGGGCGGACCTGAGCGGTTTCCTTCAGCACAAGGAAGTGCGCTGCCTGGCGCTTTGCGACATTGATAAAAACGTACTTGCTTCACGGGCGAAAGAACTTAGTGAGCTGCAAGGCCAAAAACCTGACCTTTACGGGGATTATCGGGCCGTGCTGGACCGGAAAGATATTGACGCGGTGATCATCGGAACGCCGGATCACTGGCATTGCCTTCAGTTTGTGGATTCCTGCGAAGCGGGGAAAGATATTTATGTTGAAAAGCCCATTAGTAACAGCATTGCCGGGTGTGATGCGATGGTATCGGCTGCGGAAAAGTACAATACGGTTATTCAGGTGGGTCAGCAGCAGCGGAGCGGAAAGCACTGGCATGAGATGATCGGCTACCTCCGCTCGGGAAAGCTGGGCAACATTGGACGTGTTCACATATGGGCCAACTTCAATTATGCGGCAATAAAGTCGCCGGTTCCCGATTCCGGGATCCCCGAAGGCGTGGATTTCAATACCTGGTTAGGCCCCGCACCCGGGCGAACATTTAACAAGCAGCGCTTTCACGGCTCCTGGAGAATGTTCTGGGATTATGGCGGCGGGCTCATCACTGACTGGGGCGTCCATTTACTCGATATGGGTTTATGGGGAATGGATATTAAAGCCATGCCGCAGAAAATACTTTCCAGCGGCGGCAATTACCTGTACCCGGAAGGCGCCCATGAAACATTCGATACGCTGTCCGTCACCTACCAGTTTCCCGATTTTATGCTCGAATGGGAAAATAACGCGGGGGTGGAAACCGGCCCCTATGGGAGGAATTACGGCGTGTTGTTCCGCGGCACAAACGGAACCCTGGTTGCTGACAGGAATAACTGGGCGGTCTATCCTGAAAAGGAAAAGATCGCGGAGCTAACCGTTCAGGCAGATGGCAGGGATCATCAAAACCACATCCGCAATTTCCTGGATCACGTTAAGTCCCGCGACCGGAACACGGCTTGTACGATTGAAAATGGCAGTCTTTGCGCCCGTTACGCCCACTTCGGAAATATCGGCGCCCGGATCGGTGGGGCTGCCCTGACTTATGATCCTAAAAAGGGAAAATTTGATGTTTCAGCCGCCAATAAATACCTTCAGCCGGAATACCGGAGCCCCTGGAAATTCCCGGGACGCGGCCGGTAAGGTCGCAATAACGATACGGATATTACGATTCCGGACAGCGAGTCCGGACATGGCCGGGACGCGGCGGTAGGTTCGCAATAACGATACGGGTATTACGATCCCGGACGGTGAATCCGAAAGTTCCCCGGACGCGGCCGGTAGCGATCGCAAGGCGGCTGAAAGATTCCAGAAGGACGAAAGGTTCAGCAGAATGAATGCGTTCAGTAAGCAACGGTAAAATCATAAGAGCCCGGAAGAACGGTCAGTACCAGTTTTTTGCCGGCTGGCCGGACGTGTTGAAGCCATTTCTGTTCCTTTATTGGTTGTCCCCCTTCGCGTACCTGGTCCAAAGCCGCGGCAGGCAGGTGAATATCCGCCCGGGTATTGGGGGGAATTGCTGTTTTTAGTCTGAATTCCTCTTCGCTTTTTTTCCAATGCACCGTGATTTTCCCGGAAATAGCATGGTAGGAGGCTTGTGCTTCGTCAATTCCTTCCACTGGCTGCGGCGCAATCTTTATTTCCCGGTAGGCGGTGCTTCCTTCCCGCTGGCCGATGCCCGCCAGCCCGCTGTAAAGCCATTCCATCAGGTGCCCGAGCATCATATGATTATTGGACACGTATTTCAGGGCAGCCCAGGATTCGGTCAGCGCCGTGGCGCCCCTTGCTATCTGGAAACCGTAGCCGGGCACGTCATCCCGGTTATTCATTTCATACAATAATTGGGAAGCGCCCCCTTGCTCCAGTACGCGTACCAGGTAGCGGTAGCCCACGTCGCCCGCTGTCAGGGCTTTGCCGCTGGCTTTGACAGAATCCAGCAGGTTGCTGAATACGTTTTCCCGGCGGTTTTCAGGAACCAACCCCATGTATAAGGGCATGGCAAAAGAGGTCTGGCTGCCGGTGGCATATACCGCGGCGGCGGAATTAAAGAACTTCGCGTTGAAGGCGTGTTTTATCGCGGCGGCCAGTTCCCGGTAACGGCGGCTGTCATCTTTCTTTCCCAACAGCTCTGCGACCTGGCTGAGGATATGCGCATCATAATAGTAGATTGCTGTGGCTGTCAGCGGGATGGGGGTTAACTGCGAAGGCCCCGGTGGTTCCGGGCCAAGGTCAAACCAGTCCCCAAGTCCGTGCGAGAGGATATGGCCTTCCGCTTTGCTGCCAAGATAGGCAAGGTAGCGGCACATCATGTCATACGCCCTTACAAGCACCTCTTTATCGCCGTACCACTGATACAAGTACCAGGGGATGATCACCGAGGCGCTTCCCCATTCGGGCGAATCGCGGAACCCGCCTTCAAAGGGCACAAACTCCGGAGCTATGTCGGGAACCAGGCCGTTGGGCAGCTGTGCTTCGATCATGTCGTCCACTACTTTATTGTAGAGGTGCAGGATATCGTAGCGGTATTTGATGGAGCTGCCCATCAGGTGGGCCTGTTCAAGCCAGCCAAGTTTTTCGCGATGGGGGCAATCAGTAGTTACGCTGGCCAGATTGCTTCGGATTGACCAGTCGATCAATTCATGGATCTGATTGAAGAGCGGACTGGAGCAACTAAATGTGCCAACCGTGGGGGTGCTGTTGCGTGTATGAAGAAACTGTAGCGAATGCACCCGGGTTTTGCCTGCTGTTATGCTTTTGGAAGGAGCCGGTATTTCGGCTTGAGGCGAGCCGTCGACCGGAACAGCCGCAACAGCCGGAACGGCGCCTTCCACCAGGGCGAAACGAAAGCCATAATAAGTAAAGCGGGCTTGCCAGGTTTCAAGGTCGTTTCCCTTTAAAACATATTCGAAATAATAGGGGCCGCCCGAAGCGCGCTGCGTGGGTACTCCATTTTCATCCAGCAGCTCACCTGGCGTAATCCTGACCGTATCGCCTTTCTGTCCGCGAACTTGCAGCGAAATGATCCCGGAAGCATTTTGCCCGAAATCATAGACATACTTACCCGGAGCGGGTTTGGAAATGCGCAGGATTTCCAGCGTATCCATTACCTGTAAAGGATATTCTATCTGTGGCTTCATTTGGCCTCCCGGCCCCTGGCTGATCAATACCGGTTTCCAGCCGCTGTCATCAAACCCTTGCCGGTCCCAGCCGGCTTGTTCCAGGCGGGCATCATAACTTTCCCCACCGTAAATGCTTGAAAAGATCAATGGGGAAGGGGAGGTTTTCCAGCTCTCATCGGTAACGACCTCCCGCGAAGTCCCGTCGGTAAACCGCAGTACCAGTTTCAGCCTGAACATGGGATATCCCTGCGCAATGACCAGTTTCCGGTACCGCTCGCGGTTCACGTAAAAAAATCCTGTGCCCACCAGTCCTCCCAGCACATTTTCGCCCTGCTGCAGCTGGCTGGTAACGTCGTAGGAATTATAAAGGCAGCGGTCCCTGTAATCGGTCCAGCCGGGAGTCAGAAAATCATCCCCTACCTTTTCCCCGTTCAGGTGCAGCTCGTACTGGCCGAGGCCCGATACAAACACAAAAGCAGCCTTCAGCGGCTTTTCGATGGAAAATGATTTCCGGAAATAAGGAATGTCCGCGCTTTTTACCGCTTTTTTGCCCAGTTCATTGCCGCTGCCATGAACACCAGGAATTACTTTCAGGGAATCGGGCAGTAATTCCAGGGCGATCCAATCGGCGTTCTTCCAGTCTTTTTCGCCCGCTAATCCGGTAGTAAAGGAAGCAGTTTCGCTCCAGGCGGAAAATTTGCCCGCCCGGTCCCGGATACGCACTTTCCAGTAGTACCGCCTGGCGGGTTCCAGCGGCGGCCCCTCGTAAAGCACCCACAAGTTTTCATCAGAACGGACTTTGCCGGAATCCCAGATATCGGCTTCGCCTTTGCGAAGTTTTTCTTCCGAGCTGGCCACGAGCAGCTGGTAACCGCCCTGCATATAGCCCCGGCCGCTTGCCTGGATCCACCAGCTGAAATAGGGCTGATGGGTTTCCACGCCTACAGGATTGGTTTTATGATTGGTCCTGAGATTTACCGGCCTGGACGCCGCGTCTCCAAATGCCCAGGTAGAGATAAACAACAGGAAAAATAAGCATCCTTTCATGTTTGTCAGGCATTCGCAAGGGAACGGTCAAGGTGTACATATCCTCCGTCAACATGGATCAACTGGCCGGTGGTATGTCCGGAGCGTTCCGATAAGAGGAAGACGACCGCGTCCGCGATTTCAGAGGCCTTAGTCATGCGGTTTCCAAGGGGTATCCTGGCTTCGATCTCTGCAAGCTTTTTACCAGGGTCGGGCAAAGATTCTATCCATCGGGCATATAAAGGGGTCCAGCATTCAGCTACGACGACGGCGTTTACCCGGATTTCGTATTTAAGCAGTTCAACTGCCCATTCCCGTGTAAGCGCATTCCTGCCCCCGTTAGCGGCAGCATATGCAGAAGTGTTTCCCTGCCCGGTTTCGGCTGTCTTTGACGTAATATTTACAATGGCGCCCTTGGTTTTCTTCAAAGCTGGCAAGGCATAATGCGCCATCAGGTAATAATGCACCACGTTCTTATGGAGAGAAGCCATGAATTTTTCATAACTGCCTGCTTCCAGGCCAACGCCGTCATTCACGCCGGCGTTATTTACAAGGCCATGAATGGCCCCGAATTTCTCTAAAACTGCTGTTACTGCATTTGACGAGGCCTGGGGATCGGTTAGCTCTGCTACTACCTGGTGGCATTTCCCGCCGCCTGCTTCTATTTCTGCTACCGCTTTGCGGTTATCCTGCTCGTTTCTTCCTACGATAACCGGTATAGCGCCTTCTGCAGCAAGTGAATCTGCAATTCCCTTGCCGATGCCTTTTGCACCCCCGGTCACAATAATGATCTTGTCAGTAAGTTGGAGATCCATGATATATCAGTTTGGTTCAACAGGCAGAAAGATAGCCATTAATACCGTCAGTCGCCGCGATTTTCAGCGAACCGGCGATAGTTTTCTTCGCTGGCGAAATACATCACTTTATCGTTATTGCCCGTTAAAACAATATAAGCAGTTGCCTTATCAACCGGTTTGGAGGTAAACGGGTCAATAGCTGTTCGCATGGAAGCATTCTTCGTAAGAAGTTCCTGACATTTCTCACAGCATCCGAAATAAGCTCTTCCTTCGAAGAGAACCAGCCTTTGTCTCATTTCCCGATACTCATCGGTCATCATGCACACAAACTCCGTGGGAACATAATCGCCTGGCTGATAGGTAAGGCGGATGTGTGCCAGCGCTTCCTGGTCCTGAACCACCTGTGGCTGCTCCCGGCTTGCCGCTGTTTTTTCGGGTGCATTATTACAAGCGGTAAGAAGCGCCCCGCTAACTGCCGCGATGCAAAATGCATAAAGTATCCGTCGCATAGTATCTTCTAAAATGGCTTCCTTATGCATGTTCAAGAATGAATTTTGCGTCTATGTTAAGTTCTGAATGAACACTTTTTAGAAATTTAAGATCAGGTTTTTGTTTGCCTTTCATGATCAGGGAAAGTTTGGATTCGCTAATTTTGAGTCGTTTCGCCAGTTCTTTTTGCTTTAAGCGCATTTCGAACATACGCATTTCGATCATGCCGGTTAAGGTAGTCGGAGCCTCCAGGGTATACTTATGCTGCTCGTATTCCTGTGCAGCAAGGGCAAGTTTGCGGATTTCCGTTAACTGATCTTTGGAAACGTGATCACTTCCGAGAGCCATCAGGCCATCAATTTTCGCCATTATCTTCTCGTAGTCACTTTCACTGGTTATTTTTTTCATCGTTTTATGCTAAAAAGTATAAATCTCCTGCGGACGTTTTTAAACGGCGATGAATGAACATCAAATTAGATTGTTGAACAGTCAATAACATCGTAAGCCCTGTGAGTGCCTATAAACCGAACGTAAATAGTCCTGACATCAAAAAAGATCATCGCTACCAGCCGGTACTTATTCCCTCGAATGTTAAACACGAAACGGTCATTCCCAATAGCATCAACAGAATTAAACATTTCTTTTAACTCATGGAAACTTGCCCAATCGGCTTTCAATGTCAGGCGATACCAATTATTTAAGGCATCTTTTGCATTCGCATGTTCTTCAAAGAACTCCCGGATTTTTCCATAACTGATAACAACCATGACAAAGGTAGTAATTTAGAATTTCTAAAGAAAATTTTAATTTGATAGATATTCCGGCGTTAATTCACGCCAACAGATGTAACTGTAAAGCTAACAGAAGTACCGGGATAAGCAATAAGGAAAGTCTATGTTCATTAAACCGAAAAGGTTTAAGAGCTGTAGAATAGGGACCATGTCTTCCCGCCCAAATCGTGTATAAACCAAAAAAGCACCTACGATCAATCTCGTAAGTGCTTTTCCGTGGCTCCTGCGGTTGGGCTCGAACCAACGACCCTCTGATTAACAGTCAGATGCTCTAACCAGCTGAGCTACGCAGGAATTTTTTGCCGGAAGGACCGGTTTTATGCCCCTTTTGCAAGGGACTGCAAATATCGCTCGAAAAAATGAATGATGCAAGAGTGGTTTTTATTTTTTATTGCAGTTGCGGCAGGTGCCGGAAATTACCATGTTGATCATTTCGGGTTTAAAGCCGGCCGGCATGGTGAAGCCCGGGATATGAATGTCATTAAGGCAGTATAGTTTATTGCAGGCCGTGCAATTGAAGTGGATGTGTTCGTCGTGGTGTTCGTGTTCTGTGCAGGCGGAAGAGCAGGGGGCATAGTTGGCGGTGCCGTTCAGGTCAATAATGCGGTGAATGATCCCTTTTTCTTCGAATGTTTTGAGGATGCGGTAAAGCGTTACCCGGTTAATGTGCTGCCCAAGCAGCGATTCAAGCGTTGGCTGGCTGGTTGCCTCTTTCTTTGAAAAAAGGACGTTCAGCACATCCAGCCGCTGGCCGGTTTTTTTCAAATGGTGCTTTTCAAGTAATTCCCGAAATTTTTTTCCGTCCCTGTCCATGCTGCCGCAAAATTACAAAGAATTACAGGCTTTAAAAAGCCGGCGAATTTTAAAAAAAGGGCCCGCCGCCCGAAGGCGGCGAACCCCGTGTTATGAAAGCTAATATCAATGCTCTCCATGATCATCGTCATCGTGCCCGCCCTGGACAGGATGCAATTCGAAGGAGCCTTCAAAATCATGATGGCCCACATCGGCAATTTTTCCGGCGTAACCGGCATCGTTCCAGGCAATCTCCGGTTTGCTGCCTGCAGAATGAAAGTGGACCAGGGCTAGTTTAAAGTCAAATCCTACCTCCGTAGCTGCAAGTACGGTGAGATAGCCTTCAAAGCCCACGCCCTTTTCCCCGCTGTCTTTGTCAATGTAAGCGTAATCAAGCACATTGTCCGGTGCGCCGGTAAAGAAGAACTGGTGAAGGGCGGGATCGAAATCATCGTTTATAGTTTTCCCGTCATCAAGGATGCTAATGGTCTGCAGGAAGGTTTTGCCTGCGGTAAGGTGGAGATGGTCCGAACCGTCGATGACAACGGCCCCGTTCTCATACCGGAATTTTATCTCGGCCGTTTCCGGGTTCTCTATGTCATGGTGATGATCTCCATGTATTTCCACCTCGGTAAATGTAACGGTGACACCGTCATATTCTTCCAGCGGAGGTTCGGGGACGGGATCGTCCTTTTCGCAGGAACTGAAGAATAACGCCGGTGCGAGAATGGCAGCCAGCAGGATGCGGGAACGTTTGTGCATTGTTTTTTTCATTTTTAATTAATTAACCTGTTAAAATTTATAAGCCAGTCGGAGTGTGATGTTCCGGCCCTTGTCGTGCGCGTAGTACCGGAAACGATTCATATATTCCCTGTAAAGGATATTTGTTATGTTGTTTAAAGAGAGATGGACGC is a window from the Anseongella ginsenosidimutans genome containing:
- a CDS encoding Gfo/Idh/MocA family protein, which encodes MTVDRRSFIKMTSAIAAGGMMVPAFARGAGHLIAPSDRLNMALIGCRNMGWADLSGFLQHKEVRCLALCDIDKNVLASRAKELSELQGQKPDLYGDYRAVLDRKDIDAVIIGTPDHWHCLQFVDSCEAGKDIYVEKPISNSIAGCDAMVSAAEKYNTVIQVGQQQRSGKHWHEMIGYLRSGKLGNIGRVHIWANFNYAAIKSPVPDSGIPEGVDFNTWLGPAPGRTFNKQRFHGSWRMFWDYGGGLITDWGVHLLDMGLWGMDIKAMPQKILSSGGNYLYPEGAHETFDTLSVTYQFPDFMLEWENNAGVETGPYGRNYGVLFRGTNGTLVADRNNWAVYPEKEKIAELTVQADGRDHQNHIRNFLDHVKSRDRNTACTIENGSLCARYAHFGNIGARIGGAALTYDPKKGKFDVSAANKYLQPEYRSPWKFPGRGR
- a CDS encoding alpha-L-rhamnosidase, whose product is MKGCLFFLLFISTWAFGDAASRPVNLRTNHKTNPVGVETHQPYFSWWIQASGRGYMQGGYQLLVASSEEKLRKGEADIWDSGKVRSDENLWVLYEGPPLEPARRYYWKVRIRDRAGKFSAWSETASFTTGLAGEKDWKNADWIALELLPDSLKVIPGVHGSGNELGKKAVKSADIPYFRKSFSIEKPLKAAFVFVSGLGQYELHLNGEKVGDDFLTPGWTDYRDRCLYNSYDVTSQLQQGENVLGGLVGTGFFYVNRERYRKLVIAQGYPMFRLKLVLRFTDGTSREVVTDESWKTSPSPLIFSSIYGGESYDARLEQAGWDRQGFDDSGWKPVLISQGPGGQMKPQIEYPLQVMDTLEILRISKPAPGKYVYDFGQNASGIISLQVRGQKGDTVRITPGELLDENGVPTQRASGGPYYFEYVLKGNDLETWQARFTYYGFRFALVEGAVPAVAAVPVDGSPQAEIPAPSKSITAGKTRVHSLQFLHTRNSTPTVGTFSCSSPLFNQIHELIDWSIRSNLASVTTDCPHREKLGWLEQAHLMGSSIKYRYDILHLYNKVVDDMIEAQLPNGLVPDIAPEFVPFEGGFRDSPEWGSASVIIPWYLYQWYGDKEVLVRAYDMMCRYLAYLGSKAEGHILSHGLGDWFDLGPEPPGPSQLTPIPLTATAIYYYDAHILSQVAELLGKKDDSRRYRELAAAIKHAFNAKFFNSAAAVYATGSQTSFAMPLYMGLVPENRRENVFSNLLDSVKASGKALTAGDVGYRYLVRVLEQGGASQLLYEMNNRDDVPGYGFQIARGATALTESWAALKYVSNNHMMLGHLMEWLYSGLAGIGQREGSTAYREIKIAPQPVEGIDEAQASYHAISGKITVHWKKSEEEFRLKTAIPPNTRADIHLPAAALDQVREGGQPIKEQKWLQHVRPAGKKLVLTVLPGSYDFTVAY
- a CDS encoding SDR family oxidoreductase, which gives rise to MDLQLTDKIIIVTGGAKGIGKGIADSLAAEGAIPVIVGRNEQDNRKAVAEIEAGGGKCHQVVAELTDPQASSNAVTAVLEKFGAIHGLVNNAGVNDGVGLEAGSYEKFMASLHKNVVHYYLMAHYALPALKKTKGAIVNITSKTAETGQGNTSAYAAANGGRNALTREWAVELLKYEIRVNAVVVAECWTPLYARWIESLPDPGKKLAEIEARIPLGNRMTKASEIADAVVFLLSERSGHTTGQLIHVDGGYVHLDRSLANA
- a CDS encoding helix-turn-helix domain-containing protein, with protein sequence MKKITSESDYEKIMAKIDGLMALGSDHVSKDQLTEIRKLALAAQEYEQHKYTLEAPTTLTGMIEMRMFEMRLKQKELAKRLKISESKLSLIMKGKQKPDLKFLKSVHSELNIDAKFILEHA
- a CDS encoding type II toxin-antitoxin system HigB family toxin yields the protein MVVISYGKIREFFEEHANAKDALNNWYRLTLKADWASFHELKEMFNSVDAIGNDRFVFNIRGNKYRLVAMIFFDVRTIYVRFIGTHRAYDVIDCSTI
- a CDS encoding Fur family transcriptional regulator, encoding MDRDGKKFRELLEKHHLKKTGQRLDVLNVLFSKKEATSQPTLESLLGQHINRVTLYRILKTFEEKGIIHRIIDLNGTANYAPCSSACTEHEHHDEHIHFNCTACNKLYCLNDIHIPGFTMPAGFKPEMINMVISGTCRNCNKK